The following coding sequences lie in one Rutidosis leptorrhynchoides isolate AG116_Rl617_1_P2 chromosome 6, CSIRO_AGI_Rlap_v1, whole genome shotgun sequence genomic window:
- the LOC139851591 gene encoding synaptotagmin-5-like isoform X1, whose product MSFVVGLIIGIAVGFALIFGFVRCENARSKHRIALATIVASFARMTREDSKKLLAPEYYPSWVVFSQQQKLTWLNSHLKKIWPSVDEAASELIKANVEPVFEQYRPVVLSSLTFSKLTLGTVAPQFTGVSVIEDESEGITLELEMNWDGNPNIILDVKTRLGVRLPVQVKNIAFTGVFRLIFKPLVNEFPCFGAVSFSLREKKKMDFTLKVVGGDISAIPGVADALESTIHDAVEDSITWPVRKVIPIIPGDYSDLELKPMGTLEVKLVQAHGLTNKDLIGKSDPFAKLYIRPLRNRTKTSKVIDNDLNPVWNEHFEFEVEDVSTQHLTVKIYDDDGLQVSELIGCAQLKLSELVPGKIKDVWLKLVKDLDIHRDNKDRGKVHLELLYCPYSVENGFTNPFSSNFMMTSLEKVLKTGSGVVNGVRVDSKRKTVIVRGVLSVTVISAEDLPPADLMGKADPFVVLTMKKTGTRNKTRVVNENLNPIWNQTFDFVVEDGLHDMLIVEVWDHDTFGKDFMGRCILTLTRVILEGEYKDSFQVDEAKSGKLTLNLKWSGQPIYRNS is encoded by the exons ATGTCGTTTGTTGTTGGATTAATAATCGGCATCGCAGTTGGATTCGCACTTATTTTTGGTTTCGTTCGATGCGAAAATGCTCGATCCAAACATCGTATCGCACTC GCAACGATAGTGGCTTCATTTGCAAGGATGACCCGTGAAGATTCAAAAAAGTTACTTGCACCAGAGTATTACCCGTCTTGGGTTGTTTTCTCGCAGCAGCAAAAGTTGA CGTGGCTTAATTCTCATCTTAAAAAAATTTGGCCCAGTGTCGATGAG GCGGCTTCCGAGCTTATTAAGGCAAATGTGGAGCCCGTTTTTGAGCAATATAGACCAGTTGTGCTATCTTCCTTGACATTTTCTAAACTTACACTTGGCACAGTTGCACCACAATTCACAG GTGTTTCTGTTATTGAAGATGAAAGTGAGGGAATAACTCTAGAGTTAGAGATGAACTGGGATGGTAATCCTAATATAATACTTGATGTCAAGACTAGACTTGGTGTGCGTTTGCCTGTGCAG GTGAAGAATATTGCGTTCACCGGGGTTTTTAGGTTAATATTTAAGCCACTAGTCAATGAATTTCCTTGCTTTGGAGCTGTCTCATTTTCTTTGAGAGAGAAG AAAAAGATGGATTTTACATTAAAGGTAGTTGGTGGTGACATATCTGCTATTCCTGGTGTTGCTGATGCTCTTGAG AGTACGATACATGATGCTGTTGAGGATTCAATCACATGGCCAGTTCGAAAAGTTATTCCAATTATCCCTGGTGATTACAG tgACCTTGAACTAAAGCCTATGGGGACATTGGAGGTGAAGCTTGTACAAGCACACGGTCTAACCAATAAGGATCTTATTGGTAAATCAGATCCTTTTGCCAAGTTATATATACGCCCTTTGCGTAATAGAACGAAAACAAGCAAAGTAATT GACAACGATTTGAATCCTGTTTGGAACGAACATTTCGAGTTTGAAGTTGAAGATGTATCCACCCAACACTTGACAGTAAAAATATACGATGACGATGGACTTCAAGTCTCGGAACTCATTGGTTGTGCTCAGTTAAAACTTAGCGAACTTGTGCCGGGTAAAATAAAGGATGTTTGGTTAAAATTGGTTAAAGATTTGGATATCCATAGAGACAACAAAGACAGGGGAAAG GTGCATTTGGAGCTATTATATTGTCCGTACAGTGTGGAAAACGGGTTCACCAACCCGTTTAGTTCCAATTTTATGATGACATCACTTGAGAAGGTTCTAAAAACTGGTTCGGGTGTTGTAAATGGTGTACGGGTCGATAGTAAAAGAAAAACGGTAATTGTAAGAGGAGTGTTATCTGTGACAGTAATATCTGCAGAAGATTTACCACCTGCAGATTTAATGGGGAAAGCCGACCCGTTTGTGGTGCTCACTATGAAGAAAACAGGAACCAGAAACAAGACCCGG gttgtaaatgaaaatttgaatccAATTTGGAATCAAACTTTTGACTTTGTTGTTGAGGATGGTTTACATGATATGCTAATCGTAGAAGTATGGGACCATGATACATTTGGGAAG GATTTCATGGGCAGATGCATTCTGACACTAACAAGAGTTATATTAGAAGGGGAATACAAAGACAGTTTTCAAGTTGATGAAGCCAAATCGGGAAAATTAACCTTAAATCTTAAATGGTCAGGGCAGCCAATTTATCGCAATTCTTAG
- the LOC139851591 gene encoding synaptotagmin-5-like isoform X2 — protein sequence MTREDSKKLLAPEYYPSWVVFSQQQKLTWLNSHLKKIWPSVDEAASELIKANVEPVFEQYRPVVLSSLTFSKLTLGTVAPQFTGVSVIEDESEGITLELEMNWDGNPNIILDVKTRLGVRLPVQVKNIAFTGVFRLIFKPLVNEFPCFGAVSFSLREKKKMDFTLKVVGGDISAIPGVADALESTIHDAVEDSITWPVRKVIPIIPGDYSDLELKPMGTLEVKLVQAHGLTNKDLIGKSDPFAKLYIRPLRNRTKTSKVIDNDLNPVWNEHFEFEVEDVSTQHLTVKIYDDDGLQVSELIGCAQLKLSELVPGKIKDVWLKLVKDLDIHRDNKDRGKVHLELLYCPYSVENGFTNPFSSNFMMTSLEKVLKTGSGVVNGVRVDSKRKTVIVRGVLSVTVISAEDLPPADLMGKADPFVVLTMKKTGTRNKTRVVNENLNPIWNQTFDFVVEDGLHDMLIVEVWDHDTFGKDFMGRCILTLTRVILEGEYKDSFQVDEAKSGKLTLNLKWSGQPIYRNS from the exons ATGACCCGTGAAGATTCAAAAAAGTTACTTGCACCAGAGTATTACCCGTCTTGGGTTGTTTTCTCGCAGCAGCAAAAGTTGA CGTGGCTTAATTCTCATCTTAAAAAAATTTGGCCCAGTGTCGATGAG GCGGCTTCCGAGCTTATTAAGGCAAATGTGGAGCCCGTTTTTGAGCAATATAGACCAGTTGTGCTATCTTCCTTGACATTTTCTAAACTTACACTTGGCACAGTTGCACCACAATTCACAG GTGTTTCTGTTATTGAAGATGAAAGTGAGGGAATAACTCTAGAGTTAGAGATGAACTGGGATGGTAATCCTAATATAATACTTGATGTCAAGACTAGACTTGGTGTGCGTTTGCCTGTGCAG GTGAAGAATATTGCGTTCACCGGGGTTTTTAGGTTAATATTTAAGCCACTAGTCAATGAATTTCCTTGCTTTGGAGCTGTCTCATTTTCTTTGAGAGAGAAG AAAAAGATGGATTTTACATTAAAGGTAGTTGGTGGTGACATATCTGCTATTCCTGGTGTTGCTGATGCTCTTGAG AGTACGATACATGATGCTGTTGAGGATTCAATCACATGGCCAGTTCGAAAAGTTATTCCAATTATCCCTGGTGATTACAG tgACCTTGAACTAAAGCCTATGGGGACATTGGAGGTGAAGCTTGTACAAGCACACGGTCTAACCAATAAGGATCTTATTGGTAAATCAGATCCTTTTGCCAAGTTATATATACGCCCTTTGCGTAATAGAACGAAAACAAGCAAAGTAATT GACAACGATTTGAATCCTGTTTGGAACGAACATTTCGAGTTTGAAGTTGAAGATGTATCCACCCAACACTTGACAGTAAAAATATACGATGACGATGGACTTCAAGTCTCGGAACTCATTGGTTGTGCTCAGTTAAAACTTAGCGAACTTGTGCCGGGTAAAATAAAGGATGTTTGGTTAAAATTGGTTAAAGATTTGGATATCCATAGAGACAACAAAGACAGGGGAAAG GTGCATTTGGAGCTATTATATTGTCCGTACAGTGTGGAAAACGGGTTCACCAACCCGTTTAGTTCCAATTTTATGATGACATCACTTGAGAAGGTTCTAAAAACTGGTTCGGGTGTTGTAAATGGTGTACGGGTCGATAGTAAAAGAAAAACGGTAATTGTAAGAGGAGTGTTATCTGTGACAGTAATATCTGCAGAAGATTTACCACCTGCAGATTTAATGGGGAAAGCCGACCCGTTTGTGGTGCTCACTATGAAGAAAACAGGAACCAGAAACAAGACCCGG gttgtaaatgaaaatttgaatccAATTTGGAATCAAACTTTTGACTTTGTTGTTGAGGATGGTTTACATGATATGCTAATCGTAGAAGTATGGGACCATGATACATTTGGGAAG GATTTCATGGGCAGATGCATTCTGACACTAACAAGAGTTATATTAGAAGGGGAATACAAAGACAGTTTTCAAGTTGATGAAGCCAAATCGGGAAAATTAACCTTAAATCTTAAATGGTCAGGGCAGCCAATTTATCGCAATTCTTAG